The genomic window CCAGTTGCCGAAGGCCTGGCCGGCGTAGGTCGAAAAGGAACCCAGCGACGGGCGGGCGGAGGCCATTTCCCCCAGCATTCGCATGATCAGGGCGATCAAGGCGCCCGCGATGGCATAGGCAATGAGAATAGATGTGCCGGCGATGTGGATGCCCACGCCCACGCCCAGAAACAGTCCGGCGCCGATGGCAGAGCCCAGGCCCATCATAGTCAGGTGGCGGGTTTTCAGCCGATGAGGTTTCTCCGTTGCCATTGAATTCTCCAACCCAGATTTGCGATATGTCGATCCCGCTGCAATACAGCGAGTGTTTGCTGGGAGTTTACACGTTCGTCACCAAGGTCACGCCCGCCACCCCCGCCTTAAGCGGTAGCATGGCCGGTTGTGAGTACCCCGAAGCCGAATTACCTAGATCTGCTGACTTGTCCGATCGAGCTGACCAAGCAGCTGGTGGACATCCCCAGCCCCTCCCACCACGAGGAGGCCATCGCCGACGCGATTGAGGCCGCCCTCCGGACAATTGAGGAGGTGGAGGTGGCCCGCTTCGGCAACACCGTCTGCGCCCGCACCCACCGCGGGCTGGACTCCCGCGTCGTGCTGGCCGGGCACGTGGACACGGTACCGCTGGCCGACAACGTGCCGCACCATATGGAAGGCGAGACGATGTTCGGCTGCGGCACGGTCGACATGAAGTCCGGCCTGGCCGTTTACCTGAACGCTTTCGCGACCCTGGCTAACGATGCCTCCTTGGACCACGATCTCACCCTCATCGCCTACGAGGGCGAGGAGGTCGCCACCGAGTACAACGGGCTGGGCCACATCCAGCGCGACAACCCGGAGTGGCTGGCCGGGGACTTGGCACTGCTGGGCGAGCCCTCCGGCGGGATGATCGAGGCCGGCTGCCAGGGCAGCATCCGCCTGCGGGTCACCGCCCGCGGCACCCGCGCGCACTCGGCCCGCGCCTGGCTCGGCTCCAATGCCGCCCACACCCTGGCCCCGGTCATCAATAACATCGCCGCCTACCAGCCCCGCGACGTCGAAATCGACGGTTGCGTCTATAAGGAAGGCATCAAC from Corynebacterium confusum includes these protein-coding regions:
- the dapE gene encoding succinyl-diaminopimelate desuccinylase, giving the protein MSTPKPNYLDLLTCPIELTKQLVDIPSPSHHEEAIADAIEAALRTIEEVEVARFGNTVCARTHRGLDSRVVLAGHVDTVPLADNVPHHMEGETMFGCGTVDMKSGLAVYLNAFATLANDASLDHDLTLIAYEGEEVATEYNGLGHIQRDNPEWLAGDLALLGEPSGGMIEAGCQGSIRLRVTARGTRAHSARAWLGSNAAHTLAPVINNIAAYQPRDVEIDGCVYKEGINIVHLEAGVATNTIPDEAWLFVNYRFAPDRSSEEAMAHLREVLGEHENVDIEVDDVAGPALPGLGQPAAAALIDAVGGQVRAKYGWTDVARFSEMGTPAVNFGCGDPGFAHKPDEQCPVDQITEVAGVLRQYLTTTNS